Genomic segment of Blastopirellula marina:
CTTGGTTGACGATCTTGATGTCGTAGGTCGTTTCCTTACCAACTTCGATAGGATCAGCCAGGTCGGCGACCTCGAAGAAGATCGCGGCCAGGCCTTCGACGTGTACCGTCGATTCATCTTCCGCGGTCAGACCCTTGCTAGCGGTACCTTCGACCCGCAGGCGTTGATCGCCCGCTTCGATCGGCAAGGCAACCAGTTCGACAGATCCGGTTTCCGCCGGCGGTAGTTCCCGTAGGTTCCAGAATACGGCATGTCGAGTCGAATCGTATTGCCCCGCGTTGTTCGCTTCGACGAACTTCAGACCTTTAGGAAGATAAGTCACTAGGTCGATCTCATGAGCTGGGGCAGTACCAGGATTGCTTACCGACACGGTGTACTTGGCGGGGCGTTCGAGGTAACGGAGCTTGGGGCCGGTCATAGCGACGGCCAGCTTCGGCGCGACCACTTCCAATTCAAGGGCATGCTCACGTGAAAGATTGCCGTCGGCCCGAGCTCGTAAGATGTTTTGCACACGGCCAGCGCTGGTGGCGTTGAGCACGAGGTCGAGTTGACGCGACTCACCTGGACGCAGGGTTCCGACTTCGAATTCCAATTCCTTACCCGCAGGATGCGAGAAGTTGGCTGGGACGTTTTCTTCCAGGACAACGCCAGTTGCAGCGCCGGTTCCTGGATTGGAAATTGTGATCGTGATACCAAGCTGATTTCCAGCCAGAACCGTTGCGGCACTGGCTTGGGATACGTTGAGGTCAGGCCGAGTAACAATGGATCGAGCTGACGCTTTCGCGGCAAATGTCACACTCGCGACACTGCCAATGTTGCCTTCTTCCATTGGAAGCAGTTCGAGCTTGAGCGTTTTGCGTTCGCGTGGTTGCAATGTTCCCAGGTTCCAAACCAGGGTTCCGTCGGCACTTTGTGTGGCTTGAGGACTGGTCGAAACGAACTTCGTGCCGGCTGGAACCATGTCTTGAACCACTACGTTCGATGCTTCGATCCGCCCATTGTTTTCCACGTGCAATTCGAAGGTCGTGACTTTGCCAATCTGAACTTCAGGTGGAGCGACTTTCTCCAAGCGGATGCTTGGCGTCTGGTCTCCTTCCCAGCGAGCTTCTCCGGGACGAGCTGATGCCAGCATGCCAGCGACAGGAGGAGCCGATGAGCGAGTCGCGATTGCCGGAGGATCGGCAAATCGCATTGGATTAGTTGGCTGGCTGGTTGGAGCGGGCGTTTGTTCTGCTTGGGATGGTGTCGGCGAGGGAGGCGTGGCCGAGAACCCGCGAGTACCGTTGTAATCGGAGGCGGCATTCGATCCCATGACGCTGGGCTGAACGGCTGCTTCTGAGCTCGTTGAGGGCGCTGGATTGGCGTTTGCCGAGAATCGATTAGGATTCTCTGCCGCTGTCGATCCTGGGGTCGATGAACCATAGGCACTTGCGCCGTATTGTGGTTGCGTTGGCATCGTGCGGGGCATAGAGTCTTGAACCGCATTTGCCGCCGCTTCGGCCTGATCTTCGATCGCTTGCGAGGCAGAATCTACCATGGAGGAAAACCGTGAGCCAGCATTGCCGACGGCACCTTGAGCCGCAGCGGTTGCATCGCTGATTGCACCATTCGCTTCGGCGGCTATGCCGCTTGTTGCTGCCGTGACTTGGTCCGCAGCATCGTTGACAGCCGCGGTCGCTCCTGATTGGAAACGAACCGGTGGTGGCGTCATTGGCTCGGTCGGAGCGGCTGCTTCCGAGGCGGACGAATCGCTGGCAAAACTTTGGGGGCTTGGAGGCGTCGACGCAGTTGACTCAGCGGCCGGATTACCGAAACGCGAGACTGGCGGGGCGGCTGGAGTCGAAGCAGGTTCGTAGCTGGAACTGAAGCGGCTTCCCGAATCGCTCGCAGGCGAAGCTGCTTCGTTATCGCTAGTGGCAGTCGCGGCGGGATTTTCCGCAGGATTCGAGCCTGAGTTACTTAGGAACTGACTGAATCGGCTAGGTGGCGTCGTTCCGTCGCCAACGGTGGCCGTGGTCGAAGTTGCGGCTGGATTTTCAGCTGGCGTTGCAGTTTCCGCAGATGCGGTATCGTTAAAGCGAAAACGCGAAACAGGTGGCTTCGGAATCTCACTCGAGGAAGGTGGAGTTGCCTCGGTGGGTGTTGCTTCCGTAGGCGTGTCGTTTGAGGCCAACATCACCTTCGATTCAGGGAAGGGAGAGGTTGCCGGGGTCGGCACGCCTTCCTGCTTGGGAACTTGAGAAACTTCGATTGGCTCGGGATCAGGATTGGCCCGAGATGCCATCATCGATTGTCCGATTGCGGTGGCGCCGAGGGCGACCACTCCACCAATCACGGCCAAACGTAAATAAATGTTCTTCATGGCATCCTTGCCTAACATGCGAAACTTCTTTCTGGCTTCCATACTCAAGAAAATAGTGTCGGCCGAGAATTACTAGCAAAAACCCCGATTCGAGGAAAGATCAGTTCAAGTTAACGGCCATGTTTACCGGGGAACGGGTTGCTAGCAGAAGAGAGGCCACCCTGCGTGAAAGGTGGCCTCTTTGATGTTTCACTAGAAGTAATCGAATAAAGGAACTACTTCGAGATCGCTTTGATCGCTTCTGCGGCGGCTTCGTTGCCAGAGTCGGCGGCCTTCTTCAGAGCAGGTAGCGCCGACTTGGCTTTCTCGCCAAACATGGACAAGGCCTTGGCGGCTTCGCCAGGAACGTAACCTTCTTCGGTACCAGCCAGCGATTCCGTTAGAATCGGAACTGCCTTGGCAGCCGCTTCTTCGTCTTCCGGAGCGATGTTAGCCAACGCCCAAGCGGCGGCAAACTTCGTGAAGCTGTCATCGCTATCAAGCAGTGGCATGATATCGCCTTTGGCGGATAATGCCCCTTGGTGCATGCGACCCAAGGCGTACAAAGCGTTCAGCTTCAAGCCACGCGATTCGCCAGCAAGGAACGGCTTAACCGCTTCCACGGCACCCGCAGCCTTGTCGCCGATCGCACCAATCGCCATCAGGACTTCGCCTTGGAATTGGGGATCGTCCGTCGAGAGGACTTCGGTCAGAGGGGCCACCGCTTCTGGAGCTGCTTCACCCCAACGACGAATGATGCTTACCGAGACCCAGCGAAGCTTTTCGTCTTGAAGCCCCTTAACAACTTCCGGCATGGCCTGCGGTCCCATCTTGACGATGGCATCGGTGATCTTTGCCACAACGCGTGGATCCGCATCGCGGAGGGCATCTGCCAAGATCGGTTGAAGCAGGTCAGGCGAGGCTTCCAAGTTGGCTAGGCAGTGAGCAGCGGCCGCTCGGACGTTGGCGTCTTCGCTTTTCATGGCTTCGACCAGGAAGGTCGCTGCCGTCTGGGCCATCATGGTATCGTTTGGATTGAGCTTAGCGACCGCGTAGTAGCTGATCAGCGTCAGGAAGGCATCTTCCCCTTCAGCTGCTTTCTTAAGTGCATCGGTGGCCTTAGAAGCTTCCATCGAAGCCAGGGCGAACGCAGCCGAATACTTCACAGCGGGAACCGTATCGGTATCCAACGCGTTAATGACCGCTTCCATTGCTGGCTTAGCTTCTGGGCCAATCTCACCCAGGGCGATCAGGGCGTGCATTCGTGTGCCAGGATCGCTGCTCTTGAGAACTTCGGTCAGCTCAGGAACCAGCGGAGCAGCTTTCGGACCCATTGCTTCTGCAATCAAACATGCCCAGTAGGCGGCACGTTCATTCTTCAAGGCCGTTCGGAGTCGCGGAAGGGCCTGTTCACCTTTTTCTGCCATTTCGCTGAGAACGGGCAAGACCAACGCTGGATCGGCATTCTCCAACACGTTCACCAAGATCGGCAACGACTTGTCAGGATCGAGATTCAAGTCGAGCATGGCTTCCAATGCATTGCGGCGAACCATGGCATCTTCGTCGGTCACCAATTTGACCAACTGAGGTAGGGCTGCCATGTCTTTGTCGCCGATCTTGCCGAGCGCGTAAGCGGCGTAAGCACGCAGTTTTGGCACTGGGCTTTTCAGCAGGGACGACAGTTTAGGGACCGCACTATCAGCTTCCTTGCCAAACTGAGCCAGGCTACGAGCGGCACGCCGCTGCAGTTCTACGTCCTTCGAGTCCAATGCTTCGGTCAGCGCTGGCACTGCTTTGTCGGCAGGGGCGTCGGCGAGTTCATCGGCTGCCTCGTAGGACGCATCACCACCAGCTTTCAGTTCGGTGGTGAGCTTGGCGACATCTGGCTCAGCCGCCGAGAGGGTGCCGCAAAACAACATTGCGGCAAATAGAAGCAAGTAACGGGCTTTCATCGCCGTCTCCAGTTTCATATTCATAGAGAAGAGTGAGCGTTGCAATTCAAAGGTGTAGGATTCGTCAGTTCACTTAGCTGGAAGGAAAGCGTACGTCATAGGACAGCGCTTCCATGAAACGATTTGCCTCGACAAACTGTTGGGGTTCGTAATCGCGAATTCGCTTCTTCAGCGCGTCATACATGGCGTCGACGGCCTTCACAAGATCTTGCTGCTTGTCGAAGCTCTTGATCGAACCTTGCTGCGAGCGAGTCTCGAAGCCCTTGTCGATCACCTTGCGGTACGGATCGTAGATGGCCGAGGTCAACAGCAGCGGCCAATGCAGTTCGCCGGTGACCGGATCGATTTGATCGTCGTTCAAACGGCTCGGAGCGCGTTGGGCGTTGATGCGGAAGATTTGTTCGCTGGTCGGGGCCGGACCACGCTTTTCCGCACGGTAGGCATCGTTACGCCGACGCATGTCGAACCATGTTTCTTGAGCCAGTTCGCGATTCTGGATGTAAGCCTTGCGAGCTTCTTCCACGTTCACAGCGGCTCGGGATGTGTCGAGATTGTAGGAGCCTGCACTGCGCACGACGTCGGCCAAACCATGAGCGGCACCTTCTGCCGCCGTCGACGAGTATCCATAGCCGTAGCCATAAGGACCGCCGTAGTATTGTGCGTAGCAGGAGCTTGCCAGAAGCGGCATTACCAGCGCCGCCAGAAGTATTCGTGGGACCATGACTCTTTCCATCTTTGCAGGAAGCTATTGGGTGAACCGGCCTCGGAACCTTGGTTTCGAGGGAAATGCATTGTACTTTGGTAATCCTACCCTAGTACGAATGATAGTTAAGTTGAAAATCGGATGCCACGAAAATTGGGGGAAACACCAATCGATCAAATGCCCACTTTCCTCAAAAAGCTCGCACTCGTGGCAGGAGCACTCGCGATACCGATTATCCCGTTCA
This window contains:
- a CDS encoding DUF11 domain-containing protein — translated: MKNIYLRLAVIGGVVALGATAIGQSMMASRANPDPEPIEVSQVPKQEGVPTPATSPFPESKVMLASNDTPTEATPTEATPPSSSEIPKPPVSRFRFNDTASAETATPAENPAATSTTATVGDGTTPPSRFSQFLSNSGSNPAENPAATATSDNEAASPASDSGSRFSSSYEPASTPAAPPVSRFGNPAAESTASTPPSPQSFASDSSASEAAAPTEPMTPPPVRFQSGATAAVNDAADQVTAATSGIAAEANGAISDATAAAQGAVGNAGSRFSSMVDSASQAIEDQAEAAANAVQDSMPRTMPTQPQYGASAYGSSTPGSTAAENPNRFSANANPAPSTSSEAAVQPSVMGSNAASDYNGTRGFSATPPSPTPSQAEQTPAPTSQPTNPMRFADPPAIATRSSAPPVAGMLASARPGEARWEGDQTPSIRLEKVAPPEVQIGKVTTFELHVENNGRIEASNVVVQDMVPAGTKFVSTSPQATQSADGTLVWNLGTLQPRERKTLKLELLPMEEGNIGSVASVTFAAKASARSIVTRPDLNVSQASAATVLAGNQLGITITISNPGTGAATGVVLEENVPANFSHPAGKELEFEVGTLRPGESRQLDLVLNATSAGRVQNILRARADGNLSREHALELEVVAPKLAVAMTGPKLRYLERPAKYTVSVSNPGTAPAHEIDLVTYLPKGLKFVEANNAGQYDSTRHAVFWNLRELPPAETGSVELVALPIEAGDQRLRVEGTASKGLTAEDESTVHVEGLAAIFFEVADLADPIEVGKETTYDIKIVNQGSKEATNVQVIAEIPQGMRGISASGESNGEIQGQRVMFQPISRIDPKQTVRLKIQVQGTMPGNQRIKVQVSTDGIPAPITKEESTTIYADR
- a CDS encoding HEAT repeat domain-containing protein, coding for MKARYLLLFAAMLFCGTLSAAEPDVAKLTTELKAGGDASYEAADELADAPADKAVPALTEALDSKDVELQRRAARSLAQFGKEADSAVPKLSSLLKSPVPKLRAYAAYALGKIGDKDMAALPQLVKLVTDEDAMVRRNALEAMLDLNLDPDKSLPILVNVLENADPALVLPVLSEMAEKGEQALPRLRTALKNERAAYWACLIAEAMGPKAAPLVPELTEVLKSSDPGTRMHALIALGEIGPEAKPAMEAVINALDTDTVPAVKYSAAFALASMEASKATDALKKAAEGEDAFLTLISYYAVAKLNPNDTMMAQTAATFLVEAMKSEDANVRAAAAHCLANLEASPDLLQPILADALRDADPRVVAKITDAIVKMGPQAMPEVVKGLQDEKLRWVSVSIIRRWGEAAPEAVAPLTEVLSTDDPQFQGEVLMAIGAIGDKAAGAVEAVKPFLAGESRGLKLNALYALGRMHQGALSAKGDIMPLLDSDDSFTKFAAAWALANIAPEDEEAAAKAVPILTESLAGTEEGYVPGEAAKALSMFGEKAKSALPALKKAADSGNEAAAEAIKAISK